One genomic window of Magnolia sinica isolate HGM2019 chromosome 3, MsV1, whole genome shotgun sequence includes the following:
- the LOC131239902 gene encoding two-component response regulator ORR26 isoform X3 — MVENAGVFPSPRTTESFPAGLRVLVVDDDLTWLKILEKMLKKCSYEVTTCCLAIDALNLLRERKNRFDIVISDVNMPDMDGFKLLEHVGLEMDLPVIKVGPKKILDLMNVPWLTRENVASHLQKYRLYLSRLQKQGESNSSLCGKQLDLSSKDTPGKFGVQCSTIAQQHNSANSFGYSGNKSFVQDAVPEINEDHLKSMVSFVPVTEAKRTLTCDVPVAQQVNDGPQVGTVLSFSSIVRDADYNTSSCSAISQQQSWNGEVSASGNGELSVMQLMRHPKRDHEHYLPLEEGYPRLPLPTQQHHIQIECVRSPPSANARSYITDRDKTGPSEVKPLCSDYKSNHVRNVSPVACAIDSFSLPLEHDIVKPQGFKQLPIMSAFLSTQHHDLDRNCINSRNCPQNLTLKNSPFGASSSENLRRCSFQGFGCLEDVELNNLAFFDCADSTASVAELQSYLYDELGSSCDYQCESMEYPIIGEGLFIA; from the exons ATGGTTGAAAACGCCGGAGTCTTCCCATCCCCGCGGACCACTGAATCCTTTCCCGCGGGACTCCGCGTTTTGGTGGTCGACGACGACCTCACGTGGCTCAAAATCCTCGAAAAGATGCTCAAGAAATGCTCTTACGAAG TGACTACATGCTGTTTAGCAATAGATGCACTGAACCTGCTTCGGGAAAGAAAGAATAGGTTTGACATCGTAATTAGTGATGTTAACATGCCTGACATGGATGGCTTCAAGCTCCTCGAACATGTTGGACTTGAGATGGATCTACCTGTAATCA AGGTGGGTCCTAAGAAAATACTTGATTTGATGAATGTTCCCTGGCTGACGAGAGAAAATGTTGCCAGCCATTTGCAG AAATATCGCCTCTACTTGAGTAGGTTACAAAAGCAAGGTGAATCAAACAGTTCACTTTGTGGTAAGCAGTTAGACCTCAGTTCTAAGGacactccaggaaagtttggggtTCAGTGCTCGACGATAGCACAACAGCATAATTCAGCCAACAGCTTTGGGTATTCTGGTAATAAAAGCTTTGTTCAAGATGCAGTCCCAGAAATCAATGAAGACCATTTGAAGAGTATGGTATCTTTTGTGCCAGTTACAGAAGCCAAAAGAACTTTGACTTGTGATGTTCCAGTAGCTCAGCAGGTGAATGATGGTCCACAAGTCGGCACTGTTCTGTCTTTTAGCAGCATTGTCCGAGATGCTGACTATAATACATCATCGTGTTCTGCTATTTCACAGCAGCAGTCTTGGAATGGAGAAGTTTCAGCATCTGGGAATGGAGAACTTTCAGTAATGCAACTCATGCGACATCCGAAACGAGACCATGAACATTATCTTCCCTTAGAAGAAGGCTACCCACGGCTACCGCTTCCTACCCAACAGCACCACATTCAGATTGAGTGCGTACGAAGCCCCCCATCTGCTAATGCACGAAGTTACATTACTGACAGAGATAAAACTGGTCCATCTGAAGTCAAACCTCTGTGTAGTGATTACAAAAGTAACCATGTTAGAAATGTATCTCCAGTAGCATGTGCAATCGACTCATTTTCTCTTCCACTTGAGCATGACATTGTGAAACCTCAAGGATTTAAGCAATTGCCCATCATGAGTGCATTCTTAAGCACCCAACATCATGATCTTGATCGAAACTGCATCAATAGTCGGAATTGTCCTCAGAACTTAACCTTAAAAAATAGCCCTTTTGGGGCTTCTTCATCTGAGAACTTGAGACGCTGTTCGTTTCAAGGCTTTGGTTGTTTGGAGGATGTCGAGCTGAACAACTTGGCATTTTTTGACTGTGCTGATTCGACTGCATCGGTCGCTGAACTTCAGAGCTACCTGTATGATGAATTGGGCTCTAGTTGTGATTATCAGTGTGAATCAATGGAATATCCAATAATAGGTGAAGGTCTATTCATTGCATAA
- the LOC131239902 gene encoding two-component response regulator ORR26 isoform X1, producing MVENAGVFPSPRTTESFPAGLRVLVVDDDLTWLKILEKMLKKCSYEVTTCCLAIDALNLLRERKNRFDIVISDVNMPDMDGFKLLEHVGLEMDLPVIMMSVDGETSRVMKGVQHGACDYLLKPVRMKELRNIWQHVFRKKIHVVKDIENQDLGSNEGAQMMKNGLDEFDDELLLNGSDPNCAKKRKDMGNEEYGDQDFNNPGSVKKARVAWTVDLHQKFVDAVNQIGFDKVGPKKILDLMNVPWLTRENVASHLQKYRLYLSRLQKQGESNSSLCGKQLDLSSKDTPGKFGVQCSTIAQQHNSANSFGYSGNKSFVQDAVPEINEDHLKSMVSFVPVTEAKRTLTCDVPVAQQVNDGPQVGTVLSFSSIVRDADYNTSSCSAISQQQSWNGEVSASGNGELSVMQLMRHPKRDHEHYLPLEEGYPRLPLPTQQHHIQIECVRSPPSANARSYITDRDKTGPSEVKPLCSDYKSNHVRNVSPVACAIDSFSLPLEHDIVKPQGFKQLPIMSAFLSTQHHDLDRNCINSRNCPQNLTLKNSPFGASSSENLRRCSFQGFGCLEDVELNNLAFFDCADSTASVAELQSYLYDELGSSCDYQCESMEYPIIGEGLFIA from the exons ATGGTTGAAAACGCCGGAGTCTTCCCATCCCCGCGGACCACTGAATCCTTTCCCGCGGGACTCCGCGTTTTGGTGGTCGACGACGACCTCACGTGGCTCAAAATCCTCGAAAAGATGCTCAAGAAATGCTCTTACGAAG TGACTACATGCTGTTTAGCAATAGATGCACTGAACCTGCTTCGGGAAAGAAAGAATAGGTTTGACATCGTAATTAGTGATGTTAACATGCCTGACATGGATGGCTTCAAGCTCCTCGAACATGTTGGACTTGAGATGGATCTACCTGTAATCA TGATGTCTGTAGATGGTGAGACAAGCAGGGTAATGAAAGGGGTTCAACATGGAGCGTGTGACTATCTTCTTAAGCCTGTACGAATGAAAGAACTTAGAAATATATGGCAACATGTTTTTAGAAAGAAAATACACGTGGTTAAAGACATAGAAAATCAGGATCTCGGTAGCAATGAAGGTGCCCAGATGATGAAAAATGGATTGGATGAATTTGATGACGAGCTCTTACTAAATGGAAGTGATCCAAATTGtgcaaagaaaagaaaggataTGGGAAATGAAGAGTATGGTGACCAAGATTTTAATAACCCTGGTTCTGTGAAGAAAGCTAGAGTAGCTTGGACTGTGGATCTCCATCAGAAATTCGTTGATGCTGTAAATCAGATCGGATTTGACA AGGTGGGTCCTAAGAAAATACTTGATTTGATGAATGTTCCCTGGCTGACGAGAGAAAATGTTGCCAGCCATTTGCAG AAATATCGCCTCTACTTGAGTAGGTTACAAAAGCAAGGTGAATCAAACAGTTCACTTTGTGGTAAGCAGTTAGACCTCAGTTCTAAGGacactccaggaaagtttggggtTCAGTGCTCGACGATAGCACAACAGCATAATTCAGCCAACAGCTTTGGGTATTCTGGTAATAAAAGCTTTGTTCAAGATGCAGTCCCAGAAATCAATGAAGACCATTTGAAGAGTATGGTATCTTTTGTGCCAGTTACAGAAGCCAAAAGAACTTTGACTTGTGATGTTCCAGTAGCTCAGCAGGTGAATGATGGTCCACAAGTCGGCACTGTTCTGTCTTTTAGCAGCATTGTCCGAGATGCTGACTATAATACATCATCGTGTTCTGCTATTTCACAGCAGCAGTCTTGGAATGGAGAAGTTTCAGCATCTGGGAATGGAGAACTTTCAGTAATGCAACTCATGCGACATCCGAAACGAGACCATGAACATTATCTTCCCTTAGAAGAAGGCTACCCACGGCTACCGCTTCCTACCCAACAGCACCACATTCAGATTGAGTGCGTACGAAGCCCCCCATCTGCTAATGCACGAAGTTACATTACTGACAGAGATAAAACTGGTCCATCTGAAGTCAAACCTCTGTGTAGTGATTACAAAAGTAACCATGTTAGAAATGTATCTCCAGTAGCATGTGCAATCGACTCATTTTCTCTTCCACTTGAGCATGACATTGTGAAACCTCAAGGATTTAAGCAATTGCCCATCATGAGTGCATTCTTAAGCACCCAACATCATGATCTTGATCGAAACTGCATCAATAGTCGGAATTGTCCTCAGAACTTAACCTTAAAAAATAGCCCTTTTGGGGCTTCTTCATCTGAGAACTTGAGACGCTGTTCGTTTCAAGGCTTTGGTTGTTTGGAGGATGTCGAGCTGAACAACTTGGCATTTTTTGACTGTGCTGATTCGACTGCATCGGTCGCTGAACTTCAGAGCTACCTGTATGATGAATTGGGCTCTAGTTGTGATTATCAGTGTGAATCAATGGAATATCCAATAATAGGTGAAGGTCTATTCATTGCATAA
- the LOC131239902 gene encoding two-component response regulator ORR26 isoform X2 — protein MVENAGVFPSPRTTESFPAGLRVLVVDDDLTWLKILEKMLKKCSYEVTTCCLAIDALNLLRERKNRFDIVISDVNMPDMDGFKLLEHVGLEMDLPVIMMSVDGETSRVMKGVQHGACDYLLKPVRMKELRNIWQHVFRKKIHVVKDIENQDLGSNEGAQMMKNGLDEFDDELLLNGSDPNCAKKRKDMGNEEYGDQDFNNPGSVKKARVAWTVDLHQKFVDAVNQIGFDKVGPKKILDLMNVPWLTRENVASHLQKYRLYLSRLQKQGESNSSLCGKQLDLSSKDTPGKFGVQCSTIAQQHNSANSFGYSGNKSFVQDAVPEINEDHLKSMVSFVPVTEAKRTLTCDVPVAQQQQSWNGEVSASGNGELSVMQLMRHPKRDHEHYLPLEEGYPRLPLPTQQHHIQIECVRSPPSANARSYITDRDKTGPSEVKPLCSDYKSNHVRNVSPVACAIDSFSLPLEHDIVKPQGFKQLPIMSAFLSTQHHDLDRNCINSRNCPQNLTLKNSPFGASSSENLRRCSFQGFGCLEDVELNNLAFFDCADSTASVAELQSYLYDELGSSCDYQCESMEYPIIGEGLFIA, from the exons ATGGTTGAAAACGCCGGAGTCTTCCCATCCCCGCGGACCACTGAATCCTTTCCCGCGGGACTCCGCGTTTTGGTGGTCGACGACGACCTCACGTGGCTCAAAATCCTCGAAAAGATGCTCAAGAAATGCTCTTACGAAG TGACTACATGCTGTTTAGCAATAGATGCACTGAACCTGCTTCGGGAAAGAAAGAATAGGTTTGACATCGTAATTAGTGATGTTAACATGCCTGACATGGATGGCTTCAAGCTCCTCGAACATGTTGGACTTGAGATGGATCTACCTGTAATCA TGATGTCTGTAGATGGTGAGACAAGCAGGGTAATGAAAGGGGTTCAACATGGAGCGTGTGACTATCTTCTTAAGCCTGTACGAATGAAAGAACTTAGAAATATATGGCAACATGTTTTTAGAAAGAAAATACACGTGGTTAAAGACATAGAAAATCAGGATCTCGGTAGCAATGAAGGTGCCCAGATGATGAAAAATGGATTGGATGAATTTGATGACGAGCTCTTACTAAATGGAAGTGATCCAAATTGtgcaaagaaaagaaaggataTGGGAAATGAAGAGTATGGTGACCAAGATTTTAATAACCCTGGTTCTGTGAAGAAAGCTAGAGTAGCTTGGACTGTGGATCTCCATCAGAAATTCGTTGATGCTGTAAATCAGATCGGATTTGACA AGGTGGGTCCTAAGAAAATACTTGATTTGATGAATGTTCCCTGGCTGACGAGAGAAAATGTTGCCAGCCATTTGCAG AAATATCGCCTCTACTTGAGTAGGTTACAAAAGCAAGGTGAATCAAACAGTTCACTTTGTGGTAAGCAGTTAGACCTCAGTTCTAAGGacactccaggaaagtttggggtTCAGTGCTCGACGATAGCACAACAGCATAATTCAGCCAACAGCTTTGGGTATTCTGGTAATAAAAGCTTTGTTCAAGATGCAGTCCCAGAAATCAATGAAGACCATTTGAAGAGTATGGTATCTTTTGTGCCAGTTACAGAAGCCAAAAGAACTTTGACTTGTGATGTTCCAGTAGCTCAGCAG CAGCAGTCTTGGAATGGAGAAGTTTCAGCATCTGGGAATGGAGAACTTTCAGTAATGCAACTCATGCGACATCCGAAACGAGACCATGAACATTATCTTCCCTTAGAAGAAGGCTACCCACGGCTACCGCTTCCTACCCAACAGCACCACATTCAGATTGAGTGCGTACGAAGCCCCCCATCTGCTAATGCACGAAGTTACATTACTGACAGAGATAAAACTGGTCCATCTGAAGTCAAACCTCTGTGTAGTGATTACAAAAGTAACCATGTTAGAAATGTATCTCCAGTAGCATGTGCAATCGACTCATTTTCTCTTCCACTTGAGCATGACATTGTGAAACCTCAAGGATTTAAGCAATTGCCCATCATGAGTGCATTCTTAAGCACCCAACATCATGATCTTGATCGAAACTGCATCAATAGTCGGAATTGTCCTCAGAACTTAACCTTAAAAAATAGCCCTTTTGGGGCTTCTTCATCTGAGAACTTGAGACGCTGTTCGTTTCAAGGCTTTGGTTGTTTGGAGGATGTCGAGCTGAACAACTTGGCATTTTTTGACTGTGCTGATTCGACTGCATCGGTCGCTGAACTTCAGAGCTACCTGTATGATGAATTGGGCTCTAGTTGTGATTATCAGTGTGAATCAATGGAATATCCAATAATAGGTGAAGGTCTATTCATTGCATAA